CCGCAACAGCCAAACCGGGAGTGGCGGTGGTGATGCTGTCACCGGCGTAGCCGTTGGTGCCGGTGAAGGTGAAAGTGCCGGTCGCACCGTTTGACACCACCGACATGGTGACTGTTGGCATGTGATACTGGACGACAATTTCGCCGTTGCCACCGGTGCTAAAGCATGAGCCCTGGCCGATGCCCGACGTATACTGTGAATCCGCCGAACCACCGGGGCTGGCTGTGCCTGAACAAGCACCGCCGGCATAAGGGAAGTTACTGCCGTTGCTCAGGCTAGCGCTGGTGACGGAACCCGCCAAGAAGCCTGAACCGCCGCCGCCAGGGCCATTGGGATTGTTGCCGCTGTATTGGCAGTTGCCGCCGCCGCCGCCGAAATACCCGCCGCCACCGCCGCCGCCGCCTTCAATGCCGGAGTTCAAGCCGTCGCCGCCGCCATCGCCACCATTGCCGACGGCACCGTCGGCCGGCTGCGCGAACGTGCCGCAGTTTTTGTTGGTTGAAGCCGCGCCGCCCGCAGATTGCGTGCCCCCGCGGCCTGAACGATCCGCGTTTCCATCTTGACCACCTGTGGTGCCACCGCCGCCGCCCGCGGCAGGGTTGCCTGCATCAGCTCCGGGCGAGGCGCCGCCGCCGCCGCCTGCCACCACCAAAGCGTTCGCCTGGGTATATGAGGTCGAAGAAAAAACGCCAGAATAGCCACCGCCGCTTGCCCCGCGATGATTGGAGCTCAGCGAACCACCGCCGGCGCCGCCCGAACCATAGGTTTGCGATGTGGAATTGACCACACCGCCTTGGCCCACGACGATGCCCATGACCTGGCCGCCGGAAACGGTCAGGGTTCCCTTGCCGTAGCCGCCCGCGCCACCGCCGCTCTGATTGCTGTAAAAACTGCTGTTGGCGCCGCCGCCGGCTGCACCCCAAACACGGGTTTCAACCGAGGTGACGCCACTGGGGACAGTGAAAGACTGATTGCCGCCCGAATACGTGAAACGATAGCAGGTGTTGAACCCTGCAGTCGGGGTGCAAGCGACCTGTCCTGCAGTCGAAGGTTGTATTGTTGAGTAGAGGAGGAGGAAGGCGAAGGCGATGAGCCCTCCGCATCTGATCATTGCGCTTACGCGCGCCGTCAGAACCTCACTCCAATCAATTCAGACCCCCAAGTCTCGATGGAACGCACCCATGCCGGAACGATTCGTCCCGCAGCATTCTAGCAACCTGTTTGGGCAGAGAAACTGGTGTGGGGCTTGAGCTTACGGGCTAAAGTTCATCGTACCAATAGGCACCGGTCCAGGCCTTTTTGCCGGCATTGTCGATGACCGCCACCCGGAACCAGGGCGAGGCCTTGGTGAGGAGCCAGCCTTCCTTGGGTTCCAGCTTGCGCAGGTCCAAAGTGGCGCCGGTGATGGCGCGACCGGTTTTCACCACGGTGCGGGAATTGCCGCAGATCACGGTGATGGAATCCACCGGCGTGCAGGAAACAATGATCTCCTTGCCATTGACCTCGACGCCGTGAATCTCAGGGCCTTGCGAGGCATAGAAATGCCCAGCTTTGAGGGCGGTGAGCAGCGCATCAGGATCGAGGCTCTCGGACTTCACATGCACCCAGCCGCCGAAATGATCCGGCGTTTTGAAATGCGCGTCATCGGTGGCGATGGCACTGAGGTGGCGGCCTTCATTGGTGAGCTGGTCGTAGAGATACCAGCCATAGCCCAGATCATTCTCAGTCTCGCAGCCGTGGTTATAGATTTCCACGGCATGGGCCATATCAAGTGCACGGCCATCTTCGATCGTGTAGCGCGACCAGGACGGATGCGCGATGGCAATGAAGGCCCCGGCATCACGCGCGCGGCGCGCGAGTTGCGGCCCTGTTTCGTCTTTGGTCGGCGGTTTGAAATCCAGCGGCAAGCCGGCGCAGACGATGTGCCACATCTCGCCCACGCTGGTGACGGGGGCGTGCAGCTCCACGCCCAGGATGGTGGTGAAATCATTGCCGCGGAATGAACGCGTGTCGGCAATCGGGAAGCCATAGATATCGAGATAGTGTTCCGACATCATCAGGAAGTCGTAGCCGACATTCTTGTAGGCGGCGACAACCTCTGCCAGCGGCAACTTGCCGTCTGACAGATTGGAATGGGTGTGGAGGTTGCCGCGCCAGAAACGGCCGGGGGTGGAGAAGGGCTTGAGGAGGGGCATCAGACACTCATTTGCATGCCAAGTTCCACCACGCGGTCGGGTGGAATCCGGAAGAAGTCTATAGCACGCGCCGATTGGTTGGCCAGCATGATGAAGATGCGCTGCTGCCAGAGCGGCATTTTCGCATGGGCAGATGTCTTGATGACGCGGCGGCCCAGGAAATACGAGGCCTGGCGCGGATCAACCTCCAGCCCATGCGCTGCGCAGGCGCGCAAGGCGGCCCGCACGTCCGGCTGCTCCATATAGCCGAAGCGGGCTTCGACGATCCATGAGCCGAGCGGGCCCTGGGTGACGACCACGCGATCATCCTCCCAGCGCGGCTGCGGCATGGTCTTCACCGCGATGAAGATCAGCCGGTCATGCAGCACGCGGTTATGCTTCAGATTGTGCATGAGGGCCGAGGGGGCAAATTTGTTATCTGTCTGCATGAAGACGGCAGCACCAGCCACACGGGCAGGTGGGTGGCGCTCCAGGCTTTCGAGCACACCCTTCAGCTCCAGCGTTTCACGCTGTAGCTTGGCGAGAAGCAGCCTGATGCCTTTGCGCCAGATCAGCATGGTCATGATGATGGCCAGGCCAATCAAGATGGGCAGGTAGCCGCCATTGGCGATCTTCAACCCATTGGCGGCCAGGAAGGTGAATTCCAACAGGGAAATGAAGATGAGGGCGGAGACAAGAATCCAGCGCTTGTTGTGTTCGGCCTTCCAGAAATAGATGATGCCGAGCAGGGTGTTGACCAGCATGGCCACGTTGACGGCGATGCCGTAAGCCGAGGCCAGGCCATCCGAGCTCCGGAACACCAGCACGAGCATGATGACGCCGAACATCACCATCCAGTTGATCTGCGAGACATAGATCTGGCCGCTCTCGGTTTCCGATGTGTGGGTCACATTCATGCGCGGGATCAGGCCCAGCGCAATGGCCTGCTGGCCGATGGAAAAGGCACCGGTAATGACGGCCTGACTGGCAATCACGGTGACAACAGTGGTGAGGAGCACCAGCGGCACCAAGGCCCAGGACGGCGTCATCAGGAAGAACGGATTGGAGACGGCTTCGGGATGCGCCATCACGAAAGCACCCTGGCCCAGATAGTTCAGCGCAAGGCCGGGAAACACCACGGCAAGCCAAGCCAGACGGATCGGGTTTTTGCCCAGATGGCCCATGTCGGCATAGAGCGCTTCACCGCCGGTCACCGCGAGGAATACGCCGCCAGTGACCAGCAGAGCAAGGCCCGGCTGGCGCCACAGCATGTTGATGCCGTAGAGCGGGTTCAGCGCCTGAAACACCGAGAGGTTATCGCTCAGGTGCCAGAGGCCGAGAGCGGCGAGAACCAGAAACCAGATGAAGGTGATGGGTGCAAAATATTTGGCCACCAGGTCAGTGCCCTTGAACTGGATGAGAAACAGCCCGACCAGAATGGCCAGCGTGAGCGGCAAGATGAAGGGTGTGAAGAGATCGGCATTAATGACTTGCAAGCCTTCGACGGCGGAGAGCACCGAGATCGCCGGTGTGATCATCGCATCACCGAAGAAGAAGGCGGCACCGATCATTCCGAGGGCCAGGATGTAGCCGCTCTTTTTGCCGACGAGATTTTCGACGAGCACCACTTCCGAGAGGATGCCGCCTTCACCGTGATTATCGGCGCGCATGATGATGATCACATATTTCAAGGTGACGATCAGGATTAGCGCCCAGATCAAAAGCGAGACCACGCCGTAAGTGGCAGACGCCACATCGACGCCAGCACCGGTGACTGGCTTCAGCGCCTCGCGCATGGTGTAGATCGGACTCGTTCCGATATCACCGAAGACCACGCCAATCGATGCGAAGGCGAGTTTGAGCTGCGGTTTTGAAAGCAATGACTGCTGCGCGGAGGTGGAAGACATGGCTTAGGCTTTGCGTGGAGAATGGCGCATGAAGGGCGCGATTTAAACTCTTAGACGTAGAGGGGCCAGTAAAGTTTCCGTAAAGTTTTTGCGTCAGACGCTGAGCTGCATGCCCAACTCCACCACCCTGTCCGGAGGCAGGCGGAAAAACTCAATCGCGCGCGCCGATTGGTTGGCGAGCATGATGAACAATCTTTGCTGCCAAAAGGGCATGGCGGAGCGCGCCGAGGGGCGGATGACGCGGCGGCCCAGGAAGTAAGAGGCCTGGCGCGGATCAACCTCAAGCCCATGCGCTGCACAGGCACGCAGGGCGGCGGGCACATCAGGCTGTTCCATATAGCCGAAGGTGGCTTCCACGATCCATGCGCCCATCGGGCCGTTGCGCACGCTCACACGGTCTTCGTACCAGCGCGGCTGGCTGGCCGTCTTCACGGCGATGAAGATCAGTTTGTCGTGCAGCACGCGGTTGTGCTTCAGATTATGCATCAGCGCCGAGGGGGCGTATTTGTTATCGGTCTGCAGGAACACGGCGGCACCGGCCACGCGAGCAGGCGGGCGGCGCTCCAGGCTTTCGAGCAGGCTGTCCAGCTCAATCGATTCCTTGCGCAGCTTGTTGGAGAGCAGGCTGACGCCGCGCAACCAGGTCATCATCAATACCACCGCCACGCCGCCGATCAGCACGGGCATGTAACCACCATGGGGAATTTTCAGGAGGTTGGCGGCATAGAAGGTGGCCTCAACCACGAAGATGAATACAAGCGCCGGAATGGCGACGGAACGCGGCCAGGAGCGCGTCTGCCAGAAGAACACGATGCCGAGTGCGGTATCCACCAGCATGGATGTGTTGACGGCGAGGCCATAGGCGGACGCCAGATTGTCGGAGGTCTTGAACACCAGCACCAGGAAGATCACGCCCACCATGATCATCCAATTGATCTGGCCGATATAGATCTGGCCGCTTTCGCTTTCGGAAGTGTGGGTGATGTACATGCGCGGGAAAATACCAAGCGCAATCGCCTGCTGGGCAATCGAGAAGGCACCAGTGATGACGGCCTGGCTGGCGATCACGGTCACCATAGTGGCGAGGATCACCAGGGGCACCAGGCCCCATTGCGGGATCATCAGGAAGAAGGGGTTATGCGCCGCTTCGGGATGGGAAATCACGAACGCGCCCTGGCCCAGATAGTTGCAGATCAGTGATGGCAGCACGACACAAGTCCAAGCCATGCGGATGGGCTTGCGGCCGAAATGGCCCATATCGGCATAAAGTGCTTCGCCACCGGTCACCGCGAGGAAAACGCCACCGAAGACCAGCAGCGCGAGGCCCGGATGGGCAATCAGCATGGCCACGCCATGCAGCGGATTGAGGGCCGAGAAGATTTCGAAATCATCAGCGATATGGCTGAGGCCGATCACCGCCAGCAGGATGAACCAGATCATCGTCACGGGCGCGAAGATGGCGGCCACACCGCTGGTACCTTTGTATTGAAACAGGAACAGCGTGAACAACACGCCCAGCGTGATCGGCACCACGAAAGGATCAAAGGCCGGGTTGATGATGCGCAGGCCCTCGATGGCCGAAAGCACCGACATGGCGGGAGTGATCATCGCATCACCAAAGAAGAAGGCCGCACCCACAATGCCGAGCGCCAGGATAAGCCCGCTTTTTTTCTTCAGCGTGGTCTGCACCAGCACGACGAGCGAGAGGATGCCGCCTTCGCCGCGATTATCGGCGCGCATCAGCATCACCACATATTTGAGGGTGACGACGATGAACAAGGCCCAGAGCAGCAGCGAGACGACGCCCAGCACAGAGCTGCGCAAATCACCACCCGCGGCGATCACGTGATGCAGCGCTTCGCGCATCGCATAGAGAGGGCTGGTGCCGATGTCGCCGAAGACAACGCCAAGCGAGGCAAAGGCCAGCTTCGCCGAACTGCCTGAAAATGCCGAATTGGATGTCTGAGCGTGGCTCATTCTGCTCCGGGGCAACGAATGCCCTGCACAACTTTTTGGCCAAGAACCTCAAGCACTTCTTGATGCTTCAGGGAGCCGCGATCACGGCGCGGCATTCAGCAGGTAGGGAGGCGAGAGTCAAGGGGGGCGGCGGTGGCTTGGGCGGGCCGGGAGGGGCCGGATGTTTCTTCCATGGCTGGTCCGACATCCAATAGGCCAGTTCCTTGCCGCAGCCGGTGCCGTCATCGGGCTTTGGCGTGCCCTGCGACTTGCAAGTGGTCATGCCCTCGGGGCATTTCATGCGGATGTGGAAATGGAATGTGTGGCCATAGAGCGGGCGCATCTTGGAGAGCCAACTATGATCACCGGGCTGGGTTTGGGCCCAGCGGCACATCTCGGCCTTGATGGGCGGATGCATAAAGATGCGCTCCACCTTCGGGTCCTGCGCGACTGTTTGTAGCAACTTGGCGCGGCTCTCGGACCAGTTGGCGCGGTTCAGCGTCTTGTGGTCGATCACCATTTCAAGCGGCGCCATGGTCTCGCGCTCTTTGTTGCTCAGCTCTTTGTCTGGCATCGGCGTGAACCACACATCGGCATCAAGGCCGATCTGGTGGCTGGCATGGCCGGTCTTCATCGGGCCGCCGCGCGGCTGGGCCATGTCACCGACCAGCAATCCGTTCCAGCCGGCTTTCACTTTAGCTTCAGCAGAAAGCCTCTCGATTTCGGCGATGAGTTGCGGCGTGCCCCAGTTGCGGTTGCGTGAAGGTCGCATGATCTGCCAAGTCGGCCCGGTGCGGGGCAAAGCTTGCGCGCCGGCCATGCAGCCCAAAGCGTAGCCGCCAATGGCGGCGGGTGGCAATTGGGCGGGCAGCTTCTGCATGCCGAACAATTGTTTTGCGGGCATCTTGAGAATGCCGACTGGTGCTGTGGAAACCGGCGCGACCGTAGCCTGTGCATCAGGATCCGGATCATCGGCTGTATCGGGGGCAGGTGCCATAGGCTGAGGTGGTGCTGCTGCAGCTTGCGGCGCAGGAGGCACGAGAACGGTGCCCGCTGTGCCATAGAGATCCAGAATGGGATTCGGCTTAGTGTTTTTCGCGATGGCTATGACCGGCAGAGTGACGGCGACAACCAGCAAGCTTGCGATCAGTTTATTTTTTACGGAAGGCATCGAGAGAAACCACTTTCTGTTCTTCGGAAGCAGGCTCGGTTTCAGTTTCACCCTCGGGCTTGGCCTCGCTGGCGGTTGCATCTTTGTCTTTGGCTGCCTCGGATTTGGCGGCGCGCTTGGTGGTGGCTTTTTCTTCGGCCGCGGGTTTTTCGGCTTCTTCGACCACTTCAAATTGCAGGCCGAACTGCACCGCAGGATCGAGGAAGCCCTTCACCGAGGCGAAGGGAATGATCAGCTTTTCGGGAATGTTGTCGAAGGAAAGCTCGACTTCGAAACGGTCATCATAGACTGCGAGATTGTAATATTGATGTTGAAGGACAACCGTCATCTCACGCGGATAT
This genomic interval from Aestuariivirga litoralis contains the following:
- a CDS encoding CehA/McbA family metallohydrolase → MPLLKPFSTPGRFWRGNLHTHSNLSDGKLPLAEVVAAYKNVGYDFLMMSEHYLDIYGFPIADTRSFRGNDFTTILGVELHAPVTSVGEMWHIVCAGLPLDFKPPTKDETGPQLARRARDAGAFIAIAHPSWSRYTIEDGRALDMAHAVEIYNHGCETENDLGYGWYLYDQLTNEGRHLSAIATDDAHFKTPDHFGGWVHVKSESLDPDALLTALKAGHFYASQGPEIHGVEVNGKEIIVSCTPVDSITVICGNSRTVVKTGRAITGATLDLRKLEPKEGWLLTKASPWFRVAVIDNAGKKAWTGAYWYDEL
- a CDS encoding potassium transporter Kup; translated protein: MSSTSAQQSLLSKPQLKLAFASIGVVFGDIGTSPIYTMREALKPVTGAGVDVASATYGVVSLLIWALILIVTLKYVIIIMRADNHGEGGILSEVVLVENLVGKKSGYILALGMIGAAFFFGDAMITPAISVLSAVEGLQVINADLFTPFILPLTLAILVGLFLIQFKGTDLVAKYFAPITFIWFLVLAALGLWHLSDNLSVFQALNPLYGINMLWRQPGLALLVTGGVFLAVTGGEALYADMGHLGKNPIRLAWLAVVFPGLALNYLGQGAFVMAHPEAVSNPFFLMTPSWALVPLVLLTTVVTVIASQAVITGAFSIGQQAIALGLIPRMNVTHTSETESGQIYVSQINWMVMFGVIMLVLVFRSSDGLASAYGIAVNVAMLVNTLLGIIYFWKAEHNKRWILVSALIFISLLEFTFLAANGLKIANGGYLPILIGLAIIMTMLIWRKGIRLLLAKLQRETLELKGVLESLERHPPARVAGAAVFMQTDNKFAPSALMHNLKHNRVLHDRLIFIAVKTMPQPRWEDDRVVVTQGPLGSWIVEARFGYMEQPDVRAALRACAAHGLEVDPRQASYFLGRRVIKTSAHAKMPLWQQRIFIMLANQSARAIDFFRIPPDRVVELGMQMSV
- a CDS encoding potassium transporter Kup, with amino-acid sequence MSHAQTSNSAFSGSSAKLAFASLGVVFGDIGTSPLYAMREALHHVIAAGGDLRSSVLGVVSLLLWALFIVVTLKYVVMLMRADNRGEGGILSLVVLVQTTLKKKSGLILALGIVGAAFFFGDAMITPAMSVLSAIEGLRIINPAFDPFVVPITLGVLFTLFLFQYKGTSGVAAIFAPVTMIWFILLAVIGLSHIADDFEIFSALNPLHGVAMLIAHPGLALLVFGGVFLAVTGGEALYADMGHFGRKPIRMAWTCVVLPSLICNYLGQGAFVISHPEAAHNPFFLMIPQWGLVPLVILATMVTVIASQAVITGAFSIAQQAIALGIFPRMYITHTSESESGQIYIGQINWMIMVGVIFLVLVFKTSDNLASAYGLAVNTSMLVDTALGIVFFWQTRSWPRSVAIPALVFIFVVEATFYAANLLKIPHGGYMPVLIGGVAVVLMMTWLRGVSLLSNKLRKESIELDSLLESLERRPPARVAGAAVFLQTDNKYAPSALMHNLKHNRVLHDKLIFIAVKTASQPRWYEDRVSVRNGPMGAWIVEATFGYMEQPDVPAALRACAAHGLEVDPRQASYFLGRRVIRPSARSAMPFWQQRLFIMLANQSARAIEFFRLPPDRVVELGMQLSV
- the mepA gene encoding penicillin-insensitive murein endopeptidase; this translates as MPSVKNKLIASLLVVAVTLPVIAIAKNTKPNPILDLYGTAGTVLVPPAPQAAAAPPQPMAPAPDTADDPDPDAQATVAPVSTAPVGILKMPAKQLFGMQKLPAQLPPAAIGGYALGCMAGAQALPRTGPTWQIMRPSRNRNWGTPQLIAEIERLSAEAKVKAGWNGLLVGDMAQPRGGPMKTGHASHQIGLDADVWFTPMPDKELSNKERETMAPLEMVIDHKTLNRANWSESRAKLLQTVAQDPKVERIFMHPPIKAEMCRWAQTQPGDHSWLSKMRPLYGHTFHFHIRMKCPEGMTTCKSQGTPKPDDGTGCGKELAYWMSDQPWKKHPAPPGPPKPPPPPLTLASLPAECRAVIAAP
- a CDS encoding SspB family protein, translated to MPEDLMRYDQLAQNALRGVVRDALRKVERSGLPGEHHFFIQFNTRFAGVSIGERLHAKYPREMTVVLQHQYYNLAVYDDRFEVELSFDNIPEKLIIPFASVKGFLDPAVQFGLQFEVVEEAEKPAAEEKATTKRAAKSEAAKDKDATASEAKPEGETETEPASEEQKVVSLDAFRKK